In Herbaspirillum seropedicae, a single window of DNA contains:
- the fliO gene encoding flagellar biosynthetic protein FliO yields MSALLFLGGAMLGSSAAWADNGAAANTAANTLSTPAAAAHATANSAAAAAQSAGAALPSSGGSVFTMLLGLTVVLAVLAAVAWLFKRFGLNQGLAGNAAAKVVGGVSVGTRERVMVIEVGEQWIVVGVAPGRVNALATMPRQTLAAAQAGATGHAPAFATWLKHTMDKRNGAAGNGERPGQDGSTS; encoded by the coding sequence GTGTCCGCCCTGCTCTTTCTGGGCGGCGCCATGCTCGGCAGCAGTGCTGCCTGGGCCGACAACGGCGCTGCCGCCAACACGGCAGCCAACACCCTGAGCACCCCCGCTGCTGCCGCCCATGCCACCGCGAATTCGGCGGCTGCGGCGGCGCAGAGCGCTGGCGCGGCCCTGCCGTCTTCCGGCGGCAGCGTCTTCACCATGCTGCTCGGCCTGACCGTCGTGCTGGCCGTGCTGGCGGCGGTGGCGTGGCTGTTCAAGCGCTTCGGCCTCAACCAGGGCCTGGCCGGCAACGCCGCGGCCAAGGTGGTGGGCGGCGTGAGCGTGGGCACCCGCGAGCGGGTGATGGTCATCGAGGTGGGTGAGCAATGGATCGTGGTCGGGGTCGCGCCTGGCCGGGTCAATGCGCTGGCCACCATGCCGCGCCAGACGCTTGCCGCCGCACAGGCGGGCGCTACCGGCCATGCGCCGGCCTTCGCCACCTGGCTCAAGCACACCATGGATAAACGTAATGGCGCAGCCGGCAACGGCGAGCGCCCGGGTCAAGATGGCAGCACTTCCTAA
- a CDS encoding efflux RND transporter periplasmic adaptor subunit has translation MKLAQLRRPKFIFLALLVLLIAAWIIRSVLTPPAPPTYLSATARVADIQDVVLASGTVKAYKQVSVGAQVSGQIKSLKVALGDQVKKGQLVAEIDSLTQANALASAEFSLQNLQAQLRAKEASLKQAQLAYARQKMMLAGDASSRENFESAEATLNTTQADIAALQAQIKDGAIKVDTARLNLGYTRISSPIEGQVVAIVAQEGQTVNANQSTPTIIKVARMDTVTIKAQISEADVVRVKPGQPVFFTILGDPDHRYRTTLRAIEPAPDSILQDDTSSSTTSITSSSSASSTAIYYNGLLDVPNPDGKLRISMTTQVNIVLSEASNALVLPSTALGAKAADGSYTVRVLDDQGQAHERKVRIGINTNALVQIVEGVKAGERVVTGTVLPGAAASSSAHDGPPPHM, from the coding sequence ATGAAACTTGCCCAGCTACGTCGTCCCAAATTCATCTTCCTGGCCCTGCTCGTGCTGCTCATCGCGGCCTGGATCATCCGCAGTGTACTGACCCCGCCAGCGCCGCCCACCTACCTCAGCGCCACCGCCCGCGTGGCCGACATCCAGGACGTGGTGCTGGCCAGCGGCACCGTCAAGGCCTACAAGCAGGTCAGCGTGGGCGCCCAGGTATCGGGCCAGATCAAGTCGCTCAAGGTGGCGCTGGGCGACCAGGTCAAGAAGGGACAGCTGGTGGCCGAGATCGATTCGCTGACCCAGGCCAATGCCCTGGCCAGCGCGGAGTTCTCGCTGCAGAACCTGCAAGCCCAGTTGCGCGCCAAGGAAGCCAGCCTGAAACAGGCGCAACTGGCCTACGCGCGCCAGAAGATGATGCTGGCCGGCGACGCCAGCTCGCGCGAGAATTTCGAAAGCGCCGAAGCCACCCTCAACACCACCCAGGCCGACATTGCCGCCCTGCAGGCGCAGATCAAGGATGGCGCCATCAAGGTCGATACCGCCCGCCTGAACCTGGGCTACACCCGCATCAGCTCGCCCATCGAGGGCCAGGTGGTGGCCATCGTGGCGCAGGAAGGCCAGACCGTGAACGCCAACCAGAGCACCCCCACCATCATCAAGGTGGCGCGCATGGATACGGTGACCATCAAGGCGCAGATCTCCGAAGCCGACGTGGTCCGCGTCAAGCCCGGCCAGCCGGTCTTCTTCACCATCCTGGGCGATCCTGACCACCGCTACCGCACCACGCTGCGCGCCATCGAGCCGGCGCCGGACTCCATCCTCCAGGACGATACTTCCAGCAGCACGACATCCATCACCAGCAGCAGTAGCGCCAGCTCCACGGCGATCTACTACAACGGCCTGCTGGATGTCCCCAATCCCGATGGCAAGCTGCGCATCTCCATGACCACGCAGGTCAATATCGTGCTGTCCGAAGCCAGCAATGCGCTGGTGCTGCCTTCCACCGCGCTGGGCGCCAAAGCCGCCGATGGCAGCTACACCGTGCGCGTGCTGGACGATCAGGGCCAGGCGCATGAGCGCAAAGTCAGGATAGGCATCAACACCAATGCCCTGGTACAGATCGTCGAGGGCGTCAAGGCCGGTGAACGCGTGGTCACCGGCACCGTCCTGCCCGGCGCCGCCGCCAGCAGCAGCGCGCATGACGGCCCGCCGCCGCACATGTAA
- the fliR gene encoding flagellar biosynthetic protein FliR, with the protein MLTFSSQQLYVWVAMFIWPTTRILGLMAIAPPFGSASVPMLVKVLLGVAIGAVIAPDVPIPPAIEPTSMTGIMILLQQLLIGLSMGFAMRIVFAAVEAAGEFTSTTMGLSFAAFFDPQTQGRTAVISQVFSLLATMVFLNLNGHLILLQVMAESFHTLPITGQPITTEGFHQLVLWGAKIFSMGLQLSLPLLIALLITNFALGVLTRAAPQLNLFGIGFSITMLAGFILIGITLPYMLTPVQKLLSDGVEMVRLLGSVPPVNALPKP; encoded by the coding sequence ATGCTTACCTTCTCCAGCCAGCAACTCTATGTCTGGGTCGCCATGTTCATCTGGCCGACCACGCGCATCCTGGGCCTCATGGCCATTGCGCCCCCGTTTGGCAGCGCCAGCGTCCCGATGCTGGTGAAGGTCTTGCTGGGCGTGGCCATCGGCGCGGTGATCGCGCCCGACGTCCCGATCCCGCCAGCCATCGAGCCCACCTCGATGACGGGCATCATGATCCTCTTGCAGCAGTTGCTCATCGGACTGTCCATGGGCTTTGCCATGCGCATCGTCTTTGCCGCCGTGGAAGCGGCCGGTGAATTCACCAGCACCACCATGGGCCTGTCCTTCGCCGCCTTCTTCGATCCCCAGACCCAGGGTCGTACCGCCGTCATCAGCCAGGTCTTCTCCTTGCTGGCCACGATGGTGTTCCTGAACCTGAACGGCCACCTGATCCTGCTGCAGGTGATGGCCGAGAGCTTCCACACCCTGCCCATCACCGGCCAGCCCATCACCACCGAGGGCTTCCATCAACTGGTGCTGTGGGGCGCCAAGATCTTCAGCATGGGCCTGCAATTGTCGCTGCCGCTGCTCATTGCCCTGTTGATCACCAACTTCGCGCTGGGCGTGCTCACGCGCGCCGCGCCGCAGCTGAACCTGTTCGGTATCGGTTTTTCGATTACCATGTTGGCGGGTTTCATCTTGATCGGCATCACCCTGCCCTATATGCTCACGCCGGTCCAGAAGCTGCTCTCCGATGGCGTGGAGATGGTGCGCCTGCTGGGCAGCGTGCCGCCGGTCAACGCGCTACCCAAGCCTTGA
- the fliQ gene encoding flagellar biosynthesis protein FliQ, which produces MTPESVMTMGRQAMEITLLIAAPMLLTALLIGLLVSIFQAATQINEQTLAFIPKLLGVFLAMIVAGPWILTVIVDYMHTMFSGIPAMVQ; this is translated from the coding sequence ATGACTCCAGAAAGCGTCATGACCATGGGCCGCCAGGCCATGGAAATCACCCTCCTGATCGCCGCGCCGATGCTGCTCACGGCCCTGCTCATTGGCCTGCTGGTGAGCATCTTCCAGGCCGCCACCCAGATCAACGAACAGACCCTGGCCTTCATTCCCAAGCTGCTGGGCGTGTTCCTGGCCATGATCGTGGCCGGTCCATGGATTCTGACGGTGATCGTGGATTACATGCACACCATGTTCAGCGGCATTCCCGCCATGGTCCAGTAG
- the fliP gene encoding flagellar type III secretion system pore protein FliP (The bacterial flagellar biogenesis protein FliP forms a type III secretion system (T3SS)-type pore required for flagellar assembly.), producing MAALPKPQGIVSTAARKAAALLRNRYCWLALLCLPLAASAQQGIPALNSMPAPGGGTNYSLPIQTMLLLTSLSFLPAALLMMTCFTRIVIVLSLLRQALGTQSTPPTQVLVGLSLFLTFFVMSPVFDRIYTDAYQPFAENKIQMMEALDKGAQPLKEFMLKQTRESDLALYVKLSRGPALQGPEDVPLRLLVPAFVTSELKTAFQIGFAIFLPFLIIDMVVASILMSMGMMMMSPALVSLPFKLMLFVLVDGWQLLIGSLAQSFY from the coding sequence ATGGCAGCACTTCCTAAGCCGCAAGGCATCGTCTCCACTGCGGCCCGCAAGGCTGCTGCGCTGCTGCGCAACCGTTACTGCTGGCTGGCGCTGCTGTGCCTGCCCTTGGCAGCCTCGGCCCAGCAGGGTATTCCCGCACTCAACAGCATGCCCGCTCCGGGCGGCGGCACGAACTATTCGCTGCCGATCCAGACGATGCTGTTGCTCACCTCGCTGTCCTTCCTGCCGGCGGCCTTGCTGATGATGACCTGCTTCACCCGCATCGTCATCGTGCTCTCGCTGCTGCGCCAGGCGCTGGGCACCCAGTCGACCCCGCCCACGCAGGTGCTGGTGGGGCTGTCGCTGTTCCTGACCTTCTTCGTCATGAGCCCGGTGTTCGACCGCATCTATACCGACGCCTACCAGCCCTTCGCGGAAAACAAGATCCAGATGATGGAAGCGCTCGACAAGGGCGCGCAGCCGCTCAAGGAATTCATGCTCAAGCAGACCCGCGAGTCGGACCTGGCGCTGTATGTGAAGCTCTCGCGCGGTCCCGCCCTGCAGGGCCCGGAAGACGTGCCGCTACGCCTCCTGGTGCCAGCCTTCGTCACCAGCGAACTGAAGACGGCGTTCCAGATCGGCTTTGCCATCTTCCTGCCCTTCCTCATCATCGACATGGTGGTGGCCAGTATCCTCATGTCCATGGGCATGATGATGATGTCGCCAGCGCTGGTGTCGCTGCCCTTCAAGCTGATGCTGTTCGTGCTGGTGGACGGCTGGCAGCTGCTCATCGGGTCGCTGGCCCAGAGTTTTTACTAG
- a CDS encoding MacB family efflux pump subunit has protein sequence MRTPLLQLRGLRRDFPAGDEKITVLNDVNLDIHAGELVAIVGASGSGKSTLMNILGCLDKPSAGSYLVAGRETGKLDADELAQLRREHFGFIFQRYHLLSDLDATANVEVPSVYAGLEPLQRRQRAGELLARLGLAERSHHKPGQLSGGQQQRVSIARALMNGGDVILADEPTGALDSHSGQEVIKILKELHAEGHTIIIVTHDMQVASHAQRIIEIKDGVIIADRRNEETVPALATTASNNTGASARQGRQARPWRAWLDRFKEALRMSLLAMNAHRLRSFLTMLGIIIGIASVVSVVALGSGSREQILADISAMGTNTIDIFPGADFGDMKSASIRTLTPADAAALAEQNFVDSVTPSVATSSSARYGNISVTATINGVGEQYFRVRGLKMAQGKSFDTEGIRRYAQEVVIDANSYKKLFPDGGNALGEVIFLGSVPCRIIGVTQKRENGFGNNNALNVWVPYTTAMSRVIGQRHLSGITVRVNDQVPSAAAEQGIVELMTLRHRTKDFYLFNTDSIRQTVEKATATLTLLVSMIALISLVVGGIGVMNIMLVSVTERTREIGVRMAVGARQSDIMQQFLIEAVLVCLAGGLLGVLLALSFGALFSHFVSSFRMIYSTASIVSAFACSTLIGVVFGFLPARNAARLNPVDALARE, from the coding sequence ATGCGCACTCCCCTGTTACAGCTGCGTGGCCTGCGGCGCGACTTTCCGGCTGGCGATGAGAAGATCACCGTCCTCAATGACGTCAACCTGGACATCCATGCCGGCGAACTGGTGGCCATCGTCGGCGCGTCCGGTTCGGGCAAGTCCACGCTGATGAACATCCTGGGCTGCCTGGACAAGCCCAGCGCCGGCAGCTATCTCGTCGCTGGCCGCGAGACCGGCAAGCTCGATGCGGATGAACTGGCGCAGTTGCGGCGCGAGCATTTCGGCTTCATCTTCCAGCGCTATCATCTGCTGTCGGACCTGGACGCCACCGCCAACGTCGAAGTCCCCTCGGTCTACGCCGGCCTGGAGCCGCTGCAGCGCCGCCAGCGCGCCGGGGAACTGCTGGCCCGGCTAGGGCTGGCCGAGCGCAGCCATCACAAGCCCGGGCAATTATCAGGTGGGCAGCAGCAGCGCGTCTCGATTGCGCGCGCGCTGATGAACGGCGGCGACGTCATCCTGGCCGACGAGCCCACCGGTGCGCTGGACAGCCACAGCGGGCAGGAAGTCATCAAGATCCTCAAGGAACTGCATGCCGAGGGCCACACCATCATCATCGTCACGCACGACATGCAGGTGGCCAGCCACGCCCAGCGCATCATCGAGATCAAGGACGGCGTCATCATCGCCGACCGCCGCAACGAGGAGACGGTCCCTGCCCTCGCTACCACGGCCAGCAACAATACCGGCGCCTCTGCCCGGCAAGGCCGCCAGGCCCGTCCCTGGCGCGCCTGGCTGGACCGCTTCAAGGAAGCGCTGCGCATGTCGCTCCTGGCCATGAATGCGCACCGCCTGCGCAGCTTCCTGACCATGCTGGGCATCATCATCGGGATCGCCTCGGTGGTCTCGGTGGTAGCCCTGGGCAGCGGCTCGCGCGAGCAGATCCTGGCCGACATCAGCGCGATGGGCACCAATACCATCGACATCTTTCCGGGCGCCGATTTCGGCGACATGAAGTCGGCCTCCATCCGCACCCTCACGCCCGCCGACGCTGCGGCGCTGGCCGAGCAGAACTTCGTGGACAGCGTCACGCCCAGCGTGGCCACGTCATCCTCGGCCCGGTACGGCAACATCTCCGTGACCGCCACCATCAACGGCGTGGGCGAACAATACTTCCGGGTGCGCGGCCTGAAGATGGCGCAAGGCAAGAGCTTCGATACCGAGGGCATCCGCCGCTACGCCCAGGAAGTGGTGATCGATGCCAACAGCTACAAGAAGCTCTTCCCCGACGGCGGCAACGCCCTGGGCGAAGTGATCTTCCTGGGCAGCGTCCCCTGCCGCATCATCGGTGTGACGCAAAAGCGCGAGAACGGCTTTGGCAACAACAATGCCCTCAATGTCTGGGTCCCCTACACCACCGCCATGAGCCGCGTGATCGGCCAGCGCCACCTCAGCGGCATCACCGTGCGCGTGAATGATCAGGTGCCCAGCGCCGCGGCCGAGCAAGGCATCGTCGAGCTGATGACGTTGCGCCATCGCACCAAGGATTTCTACCTCTTCAACACCGACAGCATCCGCCAGACGGTCGAGAAAGCCACCGCCACGCTGACCTTGCTGGTGTCGATGATCGCCCTGATCTCGCTGGTGGTGGGCGGCATCGGCGTGATGAACATCATGCTGGTCTCGGTGACCGAACGCACCCGCGAGATCGGTGTGCGCATGGCCGTGGGAGCGCGCCAGAGCGACATCATGCAACAGTTCCTGATCGAAGCCGTGCTGGTCTGCCTGGCTGGTGGCCTGCTGGGCGTGTTGCTGGCGCTGTCCTTCGGCGCCCTGTTCTCGCATTTCGTCAGCAGCTTCCGCATGATCTACTCCACGGCGTCCATCGTCAGCGCCTTCGCCTGCTCAACCCTGATCGGCGTAGTCTTTGGCTTCCTGCCGGCGCGCAACGCGGCGCGCTTGAATCCGGTCGACGCCCTGGCCCGCGAATGA